One segment of Carya illinoinensis cultivar Pawnee chromosome 1, C.illinoinensisPawnee_v1, whole genome shotgun sequence DNA contains the following:
- the LOC122275662 gene encoding non-specific lipid transfer protein GPI-anchored 5-like — protein MAQGKFEMGLVLVLVTMLWAGVEAQSSCANVLISMSPCLNYITGNSSTPSSGCCTQLANMVRSQPQCLCEVLNDGGSSLGINVNRTRALALPGACNVQTPPLSRCNAASPANSPAGTPESSNTVPSGEGSKTVPSTGDGSSVGSSIKLSISHLFFLLCAAVLASP, from the exons ATGGCACAAGGAAAATTTGAGATGGGTCTGGTCCTAGTCCTTGTGACCATGCTCTGGGCAGGAGTAGAGGCTCAGTCTAGTTGTGCAAATGTGTTAATCAGCATGTCACCATGCCTTAACTACATCACCGGCAACTCCTCGACCCCATCGTCAGGATGCTGCACACAGCTTGCCAATATGGTCCGCTCACAACCACAGTGCTTGTGTGAGGTCCTAAATGATGGTGGCTCATCACTCGGAATCAATGTCAACCGAACCCGGGCTCTAGCCCTACCTGGTGCTTGTAATGTTCAGACCCCACCTCTCAGCCGCTGTAATG CTGCTTCACCAGCCAACTCTCCCGCAGGAACACCAGAATCTTCAAATACAGTTCCTTCAG GAGAAGGATCTAAAACCGTGCCATCAACAGGAGACGGTTCATCGGTTGGAAGTTCTATCAAGTTGTCGATTTCCCatctcttcttccttctttgtgCTGCAGTACTTGCTTCGCCCTAA
- the LOC122275654 gene encoding uncharacterized N-acetyltransferase p20-like has product MPYPEKNKAFRIQSLMEIKLRPYELSDVDAFMEWACDDEVIRKSRLRHYTSREDALVYLQEVAIPHPWYRAICLEEIPIGFICVKPGSANERCRGVISFALGSKYWGKGITTMAVKRVMSTVFQEFPDMERLEGFVDVDNKASQRVLEKAGFQKEGVLRKYVIVKGRTIDVTMYCCLKSDNIIT; this is encoded by the exons ATGCCCTACCCTGAAAAGAACAAGGCTTTTAGAATCCAG AGTTTGATGGAAATCAAACTGCGTCCCTATGAATTATCTGATGTGGATGCCTTCATGGAGTGGGCATGCGATGATGAAGTAATTCGAAAGAGCAGGCTAAGGCACTACACTTCAAGAGAAGATGCACTTGTTTATCTTCAGGAAGTTGCCATACCCCATCCATGGTACAGGGCCATATGTTTGGAGGAAATTCCGATTGGATTTATATGCGTCAAACCAGGGTCTGCCAATGAGAGATGTAGAGGTGTCATCAGCTTTGCTCTTGGATCAAAGTACTGGGGCAAAGGTATAACCACAATGGCAGTGAAAAGGGTTATGTCTACTGTGTTTCAAGAGTTTCCGGATATGGAGAGATTGGAAGGCTTTGTTGATGTGGATAACAAGGCCTCGCAAAGGGTTCTGGAAAAGGCTGGGTTTCAAAAGGAAGGTGTCCTTAGGAAATATGTAATCGTCAAAGGAAGGACTATTGATGTTACTATGTATTGCTGTCTAAAATCCGACAACATTATTACttag
- the LOC122275562 gene encoding 50S ribosomal protein HLP, mitochondrial-like isoform X2: MAAGFASTSSRVGRSLLGCLSNNLSSVLGTSQGIACCNLLLQQQRTFIQMRTVLKVVDNSGAKKVMCIQALKGKKGARLGDTIVASVKEAHPNGKVKKGKVVYGVVVRAAMQRGRCDGSEVKFDDNAVVLVDKQGQPIGTRVFGPVPHELRKKKHVKILTLAGHIA, from the exons TCGGTCGTTCATTGTTGGGATGCCTCAGCAACAACTTGTCGAGTGTACTTGGCACATCTCAAGGGATAGCTTGCTGCAATTTGTTATTGCAG CAGCAAAGGACTTTCATTCAGATGCGAACTGTTCTTAAAGTTGTGGACAACTCGGGGGCTAAAAAGGTGATGTGCATTCAAGCTTTAAAGGGGAAGAAAGGTGCAAGACTGGGAGACACAATTGTTGCATCTGTCAAGGAAGCCCATCCAAATGGAAAAGTGAAGAAAGGAAAAGTTGTATATGGTGTGGTTGTGCGTGCCGCAATGCAACGCGGCCGCTGTGATGGCAGTGAGGTCAAGTTTGATGACAATGCTGTGGTGCTTGTCGACAAGCAAGGCCAACCCATTGGGACAAGAGTATTTGGGCCCGTCCCACATGAACTGAGGAAGAAAAAGCATGTTAAGATTCTTACTTTGGCGGGGCATATTGCGTAG
- the LOC122275645 gene encoding uncharacterized N-acetyltransferase p20-like, which produces MAEETELNLSKITLRPYNASDIDDFLMYGGDEKVTRFTRWNTFSSKEEAFLYIKEYCIPHPYCRSICIDDRSIGFIIITPQSGDDRFRAEVGYALAAQYWGQGITTRAVKMAITEGLREFPDVIRFQALVELENKASQRVLDKLGFLKEGVMRHYSFNKDSQCYQEASTYLEKVAIPPPMASVYMFG; this is translated from the exons ATGGCGGAGGAAACGGAGCTCAATCTTTCAAAAATCACACTCCGGCCATATAACGCGTCCGACATCGATGATTTCTTGATGTATGGTGGAGATGAGAAAGTGACACGGTTCACCCGGTGGAACACATTCTCCTCCAAGGAAGAAGCTTTTTTATATATCAAGGAGTATTGCATTCCACACCCTTATTGCAGATCCATATGCATAGACGACCGTTCAATTGGGTTTATCATCATCACGCCACAGTCCGGGGATGACCGATTCAGGGCAGAGGTCGGATACGCCTTGGCTGCTCAGTACTGGGGGCAAGGCATAACAACTAGAGCAGTGAAGATGGCCATCACTGAAGGGTTGAGAGAATTCCCAGATGTGATTAGGTTTCAAGCTTTGGTTGAATTAGAGAACAAGGCTTCTCAGAGGGTCTTGGACAAACTTGGGTTCCTCAAGGAAGGTGTCATGAGACATTATAGCTTCAATAAAG ATTCTCAATGCTACCAAGAAGCATCGACATATCTTGAAAAGGTTGCCATACCCCCACCCATGGCCTCAGTCTATATGTTTGGATGA
- the LOC122275586 gene encoding protein CDC73 homolog — protein MDPLSALRDYTIRGELDRIVRLNDEFRFGSDYSFPCSAETAYRSKLGSLYTLETLLYFVRNHHVKHIEYLQKARTQGIPAVTLPDRKPLLEYLQGKVSSSDAIEFLVPPNTINLNLNNSRFPDLPLASSLIPSESTAPNPNAVDNFTEPTAQNADLSSTNMIQAIERPLKDRESLLECKQRDFYSVLVASTKREEERQRIESQQRKDGLVAKSRLMGSEETRYGDESGYDATPKPKMHLKGSKIGEGVPIILVPSASQTLITIYNVKEFLEDGVFIPTDVKQVKGAKPDCVTVQKKFSRDRVVTAYEVRDKPSALKADDWDRVVAVFVLGKEWQFKDWPFKDHVEIFNKILGFFMRFEDDSLESARTVKQWNVKIISISKNKRHQDRTAALEVWDRLEEFVRSRSHS, from the exons ATGGACCCCCTCTCGGCCCTCCGCGACTACACTATCCGCGGCGAACTGGACAGGATCGTCCGGCTCAACGACGAGTTCCGGTTCGGCTCTGACTATTCCTTCCCATGCTCCGCCGAGACCGCCTACAGGTCCAAACTAGGCAGCCTTTACACCCTGGAGACCCTTCTGTATTTCGTCAGGAATCACCACGTGAAGCACATCGAGTACCTCCAGAAGGCTCGCACGCAGGGGATCCCAGCCGTCACTTTACCGGACCGCAAACCTCTGCTTGAGTACCTCCAAGGGAAGGTCTCGTCTTCCGATGCCATCGAGTTCCTCGTCCCCCCGAACACCATCAACCTCAACCTCAACAACAGCAGATTCCCCGATTTGCCCCTCGCTTCCTCTCTTATCCCCTCCGAGTCCACGGCGCCGAACCCTAACGCTGTCGACAACTTCACCGAGCCTACAGCTCAGAATGCGGATCTCTCTTCGACGAATATGATCCAAGCGATCGAACGGCCGCTGAAGGACCGGGAATCGCTTCTGGAATGCAAGCAGAGGGACTTCTACAGCGTGTTAGTGGCGTCAACGAAGCGCGAGGAGGAGCGGCAACGTATAGAGTCGCAGCAGAGGAAAGACGGGCTCGTCGCCAAGAGTCGGCTCATGGGTTCGGAGGAGACCCGTTACGGGGACGAATCGGGCTATGACGCGACGCCCAAGCCCAAGATGCACTTGAAGGGAAGCAAGATCGGTGAAGGGGTGCCGATAATTCTGGTGCCCAGCGCGTCTCAGACGCTGATAACGATTTACAACGTGAAGGAGTTCTTGGAGGATGGCGTGTTCATTCCTACGGACGTCAAGCAGGTGAAGGGGGCCAAGCCCGACTGTGTGACGGTGCAGAAGAAGTTTAGTAGGGATAGAGTGGTCACGGCCTACGAGGTCAGGGACAAGCCCTCGGCGCTCAAAGCCGATGATTGGGATCGGGTCGTAGCCGTTTTCGTGTTGGGGAAGGAGTGGCAGTTCAAGGACTGGCCGTTCAAGGACCATGTCGAGATATTCAATAAGA TTCTAGGATTTTTTATGCGTTTTGAAGATGATAGTTTGGAGTCGGCAAGGACTGTGAAGCAGTGGAATGTAAAGATCATCTCG ATTAGCAAAAATAAGCGACACCAAGACCGAACTGCGGCACTTGAGGTTTGGGACAGACTAGAAGAATTTGTGCGGTCACGCTCCCATTCTTGA
- the LOC122275556 gene encoding uncharacterized N-acetyltransferase p20-like: MEGSACNCRSVGKDGGDEFTNITLRPLGVSDIDHFMVWASDDRVARFCTWEPYTSKEDGISFIKDTVIPHPWFRAICLDNRPIGAISVTANSGNDKCRGELGYVLGSKYWGKGIATRAVKMVADAIFDEWPHLERLEALVDVENGGSQKVLEKAGFRREGVLRKYITLKGKTRDMVMFSLLSTDPRT, encoded by the coding sequence ATGGAAGGAAGTGCTTGCAATTGCAGATCAGTGGGAAAAGATGGTGGGGATGAATTCACCAACATCACTCTGCGGCCGTTGGGTGTTTCTGACATAGACCACTTCATGGTGTGGGCTTCAGATGATAGAGTCGCACGCTTTTGCACATGGGAACCCTATACCAGCAAAGAAGATGGCATCAGCTTTATCAAGGATACGGTTATCCCACACCCATGGTTCAGAGCAATTTGCCTTGACAACCGTCCAATTGGTGCCATTTCAGTGACTGCAAATTCAGGTAACGACAAGTGCAGGGGTGAACTTGGCTATGTTCTGGGTTCCAAGTACTGGGGCAAAGGGATTGCCACGCGGGCAGTGAAAATGGTGGCTGATGCTATATTTGATGAGTGGCCACATTTGGAGAGACTTGAAGCTCTGGTTGATGTGGAAAATGGGGGCTCCCAGAAGGTGCTGGAGAAGGCTGGGTTCCGGCGGGAAGGGGTTCTGAGGAAGTATATTACTTTGAAGGGGAAAACGAGAGACATGGTTATGTTCAGTCTTCTTTCCACCGATCCCCGAACCTGA
- the LOC122275630 gene encoding non-specific lipid transfer protein GPI-anchored 5-like isoform X1: protein MYSKPCNSKLQPNQRFYIATRLLRHTQPKLFSHFLHSMAFRGIDMALVVVLVSMLSARAAAQSGCNSVLVGLAPCLNYITGSSSTPSSSCCSQLASSVRSQPQCLCTVLNGGGASLGITINQTLALALPGACNVQTPPVSQCNAANGPAAANGPAPSPVASPLSSPEGAPNDSSDQTPNPATSSSEPGPGSKTVPTTATGSSSGAIVMNLEMPLQLSLLFIFMAAYN from the exons ATGTACTCAAAGCCATGCAACTCAAAACTACAACCTAACCAACGATTTTACATCGCTACTAGGCTTCTGAGACACACCCAACCAAAGCTATTCAGCCACTTCCTTCATTCCATGGCCTTTAGAGGGATTGACATGGCTCTAGTCGTGGTCCTAGTTAGCATGCTATCTGCAAGAGCTGCTGCTCAATCAGGCTGTAACAGTGTCCTCGTTGGCTTGGCTCCATGCCTCAACTATATCACAGGAAGCTCCTCAACCCCATCTTCTTCCTGCTGCTCACAACTTGCTAGTTCCGTACGATCCCAGCCACAGTGCCTTTGCACGGTGCTTAATGGTGGTGGTGCATCATTGGGTATAACAATCAACCAGACACTTGCTCTTGCGCTCCCAGGTGCTTGCAATGTGCAAACTCCGCCGGTTAGCCAGTGCAATG CTGCTAATGGACCTGCAGCTGCTAATGGACCTGCACCATCCCCTGTCGCTTCCCCACTAAGTTCACCCGAAGGTGCACCTAATGACTCTTCAGATCAAACGCCAAACCCTGCAACTAGCTCATCGGAACCAG GACCTGGATCTAAAACAGTTCCAACGACAGCCACGGGTTCTTCTAGTGGTGCTATTGTAATGAATCTCGAGATGCCCCTTCAGCTCTCCCTCCTTTTCATCTTCATGGCTGCGTATAATTAA
- the LOC122275630 gene encoding non-specific lipid transfer protein GPI-anchored 5-like isoform X2, with protein MYSKPCNSKLQPNQRFYIATRLLRHTQPKLFSHFLHSMAFRGIDMALVVVLVSMLSARAAAQSGCNSVLVGLAPCLNYITGSSSTPSSSCCSQLASSVRSQPQCLCTVLNGGGASLGITINQTLALALPGACNVQTPPVSQCNAANGPAPSPVASPLSSPEGAPNDSSDQTPNPATSSSEPGPGSKTVPTTATGSSSGAIVMNLEMPLQLSLLFIFMAAYN; from the exons ATGTACTCAAAGCCATGCAACTCAAAACTACAACCTAACCAACGATTTTACATCGCTACTAGGCTTCTGAGACACACCCAACCAAAGCTATTCAGCCACTTCCTTCATTCCATGGCCTTTAGAGGGATTGACATGGCTCTAGTCGTGGTCCTAGTTAGCATGCTATCTGCAAGAGCTGCTGCTCAATCAGGCTGTAACAGTGTCCTCGTTGGCTTGGCTCCATGCCTCAACTATATCACAGGAAGCTCCTCAACCCCATCTTCTTCCTGCTGCTCACAACTTGCTAGTTCCGTACGATCCCAGCCACAGTGCCTTTGCACGGTGCTTAATGGTGGTGGTGCATCATTGGGTATAACAATCAACCAGACACTTGCTCTTGCGCTCCCAGGTGCTTGCAATGTGCAAACTCCGCCGGTTAGCCAGTGCAATG CTGCTAATGGACCTGCACCATCCCCTGTCGCTTCCCCACTAAGTTCACCCGAAGGTGCACCTAATGACTCTTCAGATCAAACGCCAAACCCTGCAACTAGCTCATCGGAACCAG GACCTGGATCTAAAACAGTTCCAACGACAGCCACGGGTTCTTCTAGTGGTGCTATTGTAATGAATCTCGAGATGCCCCTTCAGCTCTCCCTCCTTTTCATCTTCATGGCTGCGTATAATTAA